From the Clostridiales bacterium genome, the window CCAAAGAGTTGTTGGAGCGGCTCATACCCAAGGTTCAAGACGCAAAAAGCGAAGTTGTCGTTTGCGTTCCTTACACAAGTTTACATATAGCTAGCCAAATGCTTAAAAACACCAATATTAGTCTGGGCGCGCAAAATGTGCATTGGGCCGACCAAGGCGCTTTTACGGGCGAGGTAAGC encodes:
- a CDS encoding triosephosphate isomerase produces the protein MRRPIIAGNWKMNNTAAQTKELLERLIPKVQDAKSEVVVCVPYTSLHIASQMLKNTNISLGAQNVHWADQGAFTGEVSAPMLLELGVKYVIIGHSERRQYFGETDQTVNKRVIQAL